The DNA window CGGGAGGGACGCCAACCCCTCGCGGCCCGCAGGCCGGCTGCTCGACTTTGCGCCGCCACGTCCGATCAATATGGTTCCATCAGCGGCGAATCGCAACCAGGACGGAAATCGATCATGCTGAAAGCCGGGCTTCTCATCTGCGCCAGCCTCATCGCGGTCGATGGCGATACGGTGAAATGCGACGGCGTCAACATGCGCGACATGGGCGACGGCGGGCCGTTCGTGTCCGGTTACGACACCCCGGAGATCTATCATCCCAAATGCCAGCAGGAGCTGGAGCTGGCCCGCGCGGCAAAGGCCCGCATGGCTGAATTGCTCAGGACGCCAGGTGTCGAGGTGGTTTACTCCGGCAAGAAGGACAAGACACCAAGTCACCGGCCGCTGGTTTGGGTGCGGTTACCGGATGGCCGGTCGATCGGCTCAATCCTGATTTCGGAAGGTCTGGCACGCAAATGGACGCCGCGCCACACGGCCGACTGGTGCGATTGAAAATCCTATCCGCCACATTCGCCCGCTGGCGGCGATCCGACCCTTGACCCTTGCGCGTGCCCGTCCCAATCACGTTTGCCCGTCCATGGCTTAAAAAACCGCTTCAACGGCGATTTTATCCGGGAGCCTTCGCCCGCGACTTGCACCGGGCGCCCGCATCGGGCACCGTGAGGGCCAACTCCCCGCCGTCACCGCTCCCGAACCGGCGGGGCTGAAGACCTTCAGCCCCGCCGCCTGGCTGCCGCGCGGCTAGGGTCGCTGCCATGACGGCGACACCTCATTTCTCCCTTCTCGATGCGTCTCCCGTTGCGGCCTTCGGCGTCGTGACGCTGGCGTTCGACGCGGCAACCGGCGAAGCCCCGCAATGGGTGCAGATCGCGCCGGCCGGCCGCGTGACGACGCGGGACAACCGCAGCTTCGAATTCGACGCGGCCGTGCTTGCCGCCCGCTTTGCGGCAGACAAGGTCCAGATCCCTGTCGACCTCGACCACGCCAGCCTTGCCGGCGCCGGCGCCGATCCGCGAACGGTCGGCTGGGTCGTGGAAATGCAGGCCCGGCCCGAGGGTCTTTTCGGCCGCGTCGACTGGCTCGACGAGGGCCTCGCCACGCTCAAGGCCCGCACCCGCCGCTACATCTCGCCCGGCCTTCGCCACGACGAGACCGGTCGCGCCACGTGGATCCATTCCATCGCCCTTGTCGCAGCCCCGGCGCTTTCCATGCCGGCGCTCGCATCCGCCCAACCTTCGGAGCCTTCGATGTCCGTCACCGCCTTTGCCGCCGCGCTCGGTCTTGCCGCCAACACCGACGAGACCGCCGTCCTTTCCGCGCTCACCACTCGCTTTGCCGACAACACCAAGAAGATCGACGAGCTGACCTCATCGCTCACGGCCGAAAAGACGCGCGCCGACGATGCCGAAACCAAGCTCGCCGCCCTCAAGACCGCGACGCGCCAGACCTCGGTCGACGCGGTCCTGGAGGACGCGCTCAAGGACAAGCGCATGTTGCCGGCGGAAAAGGAGAGCTTTGCCAAGCTGTCGGCGACCGACGAGGGCTTTGAGCAGGTGAAGGCGATCCTTGCCGCACGGCCCAAGGCTCTCGGGGCCTCCGGCCTTGACGAGCGCGACCCGCCGGAAACGGAGACGGGCAGCACCCGCGAACAGGCGGCGGCGCTCGCCGCCCGCATCAACAAGCGGATCGCGGAGAACGCGACCCACGGCATCACGATCGACGCCGCCACGGCGCTTTCCCAAATCGAGGCCGAAGACGCCAGGAAGCGCTGACCCTCTTTTCCACGCCTTCACATCAGGAGCCGCAGTCCATGCGCCAGGGCCACATTCAGACCTTCCTCGCCGCAGAGGCCATCACCGGCAAGCGCCTCGTGGCGTTCGATGCCAGCGGCGCCGTTGTCGGCGCGGTCGCGGACACCGATCCGCTTGTCGGCGTTTCCGACGCGGTCGGCGCCGACGAGGGCGGCAACTGCGACGTCCACATGACGGGCCAGGTGCCGGTCACGGCTGGCGGCGCCATCGCTTACGGCGACCCGGTGACCTCGGATGCCCAGGGCCGCGCGGTCGTTGCGGCGCCGTCCGCTGGCGACCAGGTCCGCGTCGCCGGCTATGCCACCACCAACGCGACGCTGGCCGGCGACATCGTTCAGCTCTTCCTCGCGCCTTCCATCCTCTACACGCCCTGACGCTGACGTTTTGTCTTTGAGCGAGTTCTAGCCCGAAAACCGGGCGCCACTTTTCGGGAACGCGCTCTTGCCCGCGTTCCAATCCTCCGGAGATTTCCATGGCCGACCGTCGCCCCTTCGCCGTATCCGCTTCGCTCACCGCGATCGCCATCGCCTTCCGCAATCCGGCCTATTCGCTGATCGCCGACAAGGTGATGCCGCGCTCGCCGGTCGGTTCGGAACGCTTCAAGTGGACCTACTACGACATCGCCCAGGGCTTCACCGTGCCCGACACCCGGGTTGGCCGGAAGGGCCGCGTCAATCAGGTCGAGTTCATGGGCGAGGAGCGCGACGGATCGACCGAGGATCACGCTCTTGATGCGCCGATCCCGAATTCGGACATCGAGGAGGCGCGCAAGCTGCGCGAACAGGGGCTCTCGACCTACGACCCCGAACATGTCGCGACGCAGTATCTCACGGACCTGACGATCCTCGACCGGGAAATCCGTGTCGCCGACACGGTGCAGGATCCGAACAACTATGCCGCCGGCAACCAGTACGACATCACGGTTGCCACCGATCGCTTCGACGATCCCGACAGCAATCCTTTCGATGTGCTCGACACGGCGCTTTCTGCCGTGCTCGGCATGCGGCCGAACCTCCTCTGCATGGGCCAGCCGGTCTGGACCAAGCTCAAGAAACATCCGCGCCTCATCAAGGCGGTCAAGGGCGGCCTCACCGACGAAGGCGCCATCACGCGCCAGCAGCTCGCCGAGCTGATCGAGGTTCCGCAGATCCTCGTCGGCGAAGGCCGCGTCAACATCGCCCGGCCGGGTCAGCCGATGAACCTCACCTATTGCTGGGGCAAGTCCATCCAGGGGCTGTTCATC is part of the Hartmannibacter diazotrophicus genome and encodes:
- a CDS encoding thermonuclease family protein, giving the protein MLKAGLLICASLIAVDGDTVKCDGVNMRDMGDGGPFVSGYDTPEIYHPKCQQELELARAAKARMAELLRTPGVEVVYSGKKDKTPSHRPLVWVRLPDGRSIGSILISEGLARKWTPRHTADWCD
- a CDS encoding phage protease, with translation MTATPHFSLLDASPVAAFGVVTLAFDAATGEAPQWVQIAPAGRVTTRDNRSFEFDAAVLAARFAADKVQIPVDLDHASLAGAGADPRTVGWVVEMQARPEGLFGRVDWLDEGLATLKARTRRYISPGLRHDETGRATWIHSIALVAAPALSMPALASAQPSEPSMSVTAFAAALGLAANTDETAVLSALTTRFADNTKKIDELTSSLTAEKTRADDAETKLAALKTATRQTSVDAVLEDALKDKRMLPAEKESFAKLSATDEGFEQVKAILAARPKALGASGLDERDPPETETGSTREQAAALAARINKRIAENATHGITIDAATALSQIEAEDARKR
- a CDS encoding capsid cement protein yields the protein MRQGHIQTFLAAEAITGKRLVAFDASGAVVGAVADTDPLVGVSDAVGADEGGNCDVHMTGQVPVTAGGAIAYGDPVTSDAQGRAVVAAPSAGDQVRVAGYATTNATLAGDIVQLFLAPSILYTP
- a CDS encoding capsid protein; amino-acid sequence: MADRRPFAVSASLTAIAIAFRNPAYSLIADKVMPRSPVGSERFKWTYYDIAQGFTVPDTRVGRKGRVNQVEFMGEERDGSTEDHALDAPIPNSDIEEARKLREQGLSTYDPEHVATQYLTDLTILDREIRVADTVQDPNNYAAGNQYDITVATDRFDDPDSNPFDVLDTALSAVLGMRPNLLCMGQPVWTKLKKHPRLIKAVKGGLTDEGAITRQQLAELIEVPQILVGEGRVNIARPGQPMNLTYCWGKSIQGLFINPVATTQMGMTWGLTAENGSRVAGTIEDKDIGMRGGLRVRVGEAVRELVVAQECGFIIENAVT